Genomic segment of Glutamicibacter sp. JL.03c:
TTCGGCGGCGCCGATATTCCGTGGCTGACTGATCCGTGGCTGGCAAAATTCTCGGTGCTCTGGGTCAACCTCTGGCTCGGTTTCCCCTACATGTTCCTGGTGTGCACCGGTGCCCTGCAGTCGATCCCGCAGGAACTTTCCGAAGCCGCGACCATCGATGGCGCCAGGCCATTCCAGATTTTCCGTCTGATCAAGCTTCCATTGCTCTTGGTCTCCGTGGCACCGTTGCTGATCAGCTCCTTCGCCTTCAACTTCAATAACTTCAACGTGATCTATATGCTCACCGAAGGCGGGCCACGTCTGGAAGATGCCGGACTGAACGTCGGCGCAACCGACATCCTGATCTCCATGGTCTACAAGGTCGCCTTCGTCGGCTCCCAGCGTGACTACGGCTTGGCCAGCGCGTTCTCCATCATCATCTTCGTAATCGTCGCGATCATTTCGATTATCAGTTTCAAGCAGACCAAGGCCCTGGAGGAGTTGAACTAATGAGCACCGAAACCTCAAACCCCGAAACGGCTCCGACCTTCCGTCCGTTCCCGCATCCTGACCGGCGAAGCTTCGGAAAGTGGTTCGCCACCACCGGATGGCGGCACCTGATCGGTGTGGCATTGTGCGTCTACTCGGCGTTCCCGTTGCTCTACGTGCTCTCGGCCTCGCTGAATCCCAATGGCACCCTGCTCTCTTCCAACGGGTTCTTCTCGACCATTGGATTCCAGAGCTTCATTGATCTATTCCAGAACGAGCAGCGCCCTTATGGGGCCTGGTTTGCCAACACCCTGATCATCGGGCTCACCACGGCTGCGGCTTCGGTCTTCCTTGGCGCCTTGGCCGCCTACAGCTTTTCGCGCATGAGATTCACCGGACGCCGAGTCGGGTTGGTCAGCTTGCTGATTGTGCAGATCTTCCCGCAGCTGCTTGCCGTGGTGGCCATCTTCATCCTGCTTACTTCGCTGGGCGATGTTTTCCCGGCCTTGGGAATCGACAACCAGATCGCATTGATCATGGTCTACCTTGGCGGAGCGCTGGGCGTGAATACCTACCTGATGTATGGCTTCTTCAACACCATTCCGGTGGAAATCGATGAAGCGGCCAAGATCGACGGCGCCGGGCACGCCCGCATCTTCTTCACCATGATCCTGCGCTTGGTCTCGCCGATTCTGGCAGTCGTCGGCTTGCTGACCTTCATTTCCAGCACCAGCGACTTCGTGCTGGCATCCGTGGTCTTGGTGTCACCGGAAAACCAGACGCTTGCCGTGGGACTGTATTCCTACGTCTCGGAGGAGTTCACCTCCAACTGGTCTGTCTTTGCCGCCGGCGCAGTGCTGGCCGCAATACCTGTGATGGCGTTATTCCTGTTCTTGCAGAAGTACATTGTCGGCGGGCTGACCGCCGGTGCTGGCAAGTAGCCGTCAGGCCCACAACTTGGCGCAGCATGGCCGATGCCTCACGCAGGCGCCGGCCATGCTGCGCTCGTCGGCTTTAAAGTACACGTAAAGTGAAAAGCATGAAATCTTATCTTCCGCGCGCTGCCCGCAATTATCTGGAGCAGCTCCGTCAAGCGCTGGATTTCCTCTCCGAGCAGGAACGAAAGCAAGTCCTTGACCAAACGCGCGGAGAGATCCTTCGCCTGCCCGGTGGTGGACGCCGCAAGCGCGAGCTGTTCGGCATGCTGGGGGAGCCAGCGACTCGCGCACGCAAATTTGCACGAACAGAACCCGAAGACCTGGAAGTCCGCAGCGGAAAGCACTTCCTGACGAGGATTCTTGCCTGGCCGATTTTTGCGCTAGCGCTGATGACGGTCATCATTGTTCTGTTCGCTCCGCCGCAGCAGGCGCTCATCGGCACAGAAAGCGTTGATCAGTACCTGTCATCGGGGAACGGCTGGCTGGCAGGACTTGAAGAAGCCATTGGCAGCCAGCTGATCTGGCTCGCCTTCATCCCTGTCGTCTTCAGCTTGCTGCCGCTATGGCTCCACGGCGGGGCCGCAATGGTCCTACAGGTCCTCGGGGCGGTGGCGATGACCGCCGTGTGCCTCGGCGGCGGAATCCTCTCGCTGTACTTCATCCCGGTAACCCTTTTGCTGTGGGCGCAGGTTTTCACGCCACTGCTGATGATGCGCGGTTCGATGGCCCGGCCGGGTCCTGCCTGGCTGGCTACTGCCGCAGTCTTGCTGATAGTTGCCATAGCCATGGCCACCTACCAGGGGGTGTCCCATTTTGCTGGGGCAGCATGGGTGGTGCTGTCTCCTGCAGTGCTGCTGGCAGTCCTTGCAGCCTTGCTCCCGACGCGCTGGAGATCCGTGCATATCGCATTGGTGGTCGCGGGGCTGCTGGTCATGGCGGCCGGGTTCATCGCTGCGCTGCCGTCGAGCTTTAATGCGGTCCTGCTATGGCCATGGCTGGCTGGGGGACTGTCCTTTGCCGTCGGCCACTTGGCGGTGGCTGCGGGCATGTGGAATGAGCGGGCAAGGAAGCTTCTCGCGCTGTTTTAGCGAATTGATGCCAACAAAGCAGATTTACTCATCACTTCCGTATATTCTCGTGGCATGGCCGATAATAAGGAATCTTCCCCCGCGCCACCCGCGAAGCGCGGTCGCGGGCGTCCCCGCAAGGATTCAGAGTTTTTAAGTCTGAGCAAAGAACTGCTGGGACAAAAAGCATTGGACATTGCAGGTGCCGAAGGCTATGGCGCCCTGACCATGCACCGGTTGGCCTTAGAATTCGGGGTGACTCCGCGTGCACTGTACAACTATGTGGCAGATCGCGAAGAAGTCATCAATCTTGCCATGCAGCAGTTCTTGGCCATTAGCCCGAATGTCGAATTCGACTGCGCTCACTGGAAAGACAGCGTGCGCGACGCCTACAGTGCTACGCGATCTGCCTACAGGGCTTTTCCTCGCGCTTCGCAGCTGAGCATGGATGAGAAAATCCATGTCGTGCCCGGTCCACGGCGCACCGAGCTGATGGAACGGGTACTGAAGTTCTACGTCGAGATGGGGCTGACGCTGAAGCAGGCAGTGGGCATGGTTCGCGCGCTGGAACGCGATGTTCTGGGATTCGTGTTGCATGTGGACTACTTCTACGACCGGCGGGTCCCGGGAGCCCCGGATTTTTTCAGCCATCCGGTGCCCAAAGAGTGGCTGGATTTCTATCCCGAGGTTCCGGCGCCCTACTCGCAACAGGCTCTGGGACTGCCAGAACAAACCAGCGACGAGCTATTCGACGAGGTCATCGAACTGCGCATACTCGCCCTTGAACGACTGCTGCAGATCAACGGCGAAAATTTGCTCACCCCACGTTGAAAGTTCCTCGTCAGGGAATATTTTGTGCCTAGGCGGCGCTGAACAGTTCAGAACCGCCGCGCTCCTGCGGCCGAATACCGTGTGGAAAGTTGCCCCGATGTCACCAAGCAAGACAGAAGCATCCCAAGAGCCCGGCGAGTTATCTGTTGGGGCCCGGTGGAGGCTTCTCGGAGTCTTGCTCGCAGCGATGTTCATGTCGCTTGTCTCGGTCAGCATCGTCAACGTGGTTCTGCCATCCATCGGGTCGACGCTGCAGGCCAGTGAAGCCGATATGCAATGGGTGCTGGCCGGCTACGCTTTGACTTTCGGCGTTGTGCTGGTTGCTGCTGGGCGTGCGGGCGACCTGCTAGGCCGCGGTGTCATGTTCGTGGCTGGCGTGGCCATCTTCACCGCGGCCAGCATCTTGGCCGGGCTGGCAGCGGACCCGATGCTTCTGAACATCGCGCGTTTCATCATGGGTATTGGCTCCGGCCTGCTCAATCCCCAGGTGATGGGCATGATTCAGCAGCACTTCCGCGGCGCGGCACGAGGCAGGGCTTACGGATTGCTCGGCACCGTGGTCGGATTCTCGGTCGCTGTCGGACCGGTTCTGGGCGGATTGCTGATCAACTGGCTCGGCGCCGATGCCGGCTGGCGGTCGACCTTCCTGATCAACGTGCCCGTGGGGATCCTGGCCATCGTCTTGGCGTTGCTTTGGCTTCCAAAACCGCTATTCACCAAGCCCTCGGGCAAGCTTGACCTGGACCCGGTGGGCGGAATCGTACTGGCCCTGAGCATTTTCGCCTTGCTGCTGCCCTTCGTCCAAGGCCGGGAAAACCCGGCGCTCTGGTGGCTTCTGGCCGCGGCGGTCGTCCTGCTGGCCGTATGGGTCCTGTGGGAGAAGAAGTACAAGGATCGCGGCCGCGAGCCGATGGTCGAGCTGGCGCTGTTCAAGATCCGCAGCTTCACCAACGGCACCCTGATCGCGGGACTGTACTTCATGGGCGTATCCAGCGTCTGGGTGCTGGTGGCCGTCTACGTCCAGGCATCCCAGGGGTTCACTGCCCTCGAAGCCGGACTGATCTGCCTTCCGGCGGCTCTGTTGTCGGCCTTCAGCTCGCATATCGCTGGGCGCTATGCCACGACCTTGGGCCGCAAGCTCGTCATCGGCGGCACGCTCAGTGCGCTGTTCGGCTTGTTGGCCACCATCGCCGTGGTGTTCTTCGAAGATCGCCTTGGCCTGAACGTGTGGTGGATGCTCTTGTCCCTGGCCTTTATCGGCATCGCGCAGGGGTTCATCATTTCCCCGAACCAGGCGCTGACGCTGATGGAAGTGCCTGTGGCTAACTCGGGCAGCGCTGGGGGACTGATGCAGACCTCGCAGCGTGTTGGCACGGCCGTTGGCATCGCGGTGATTACCGCCGTATTCTACGGACTGAATCACATTGCCGGGTACTCGGTGGCGATGGAGCTTTCGTTCGTGGCAATTTCCCTGCTAGTCGTGGCGACCTTGCTGGTGGCGGTCGCCGACATGCGCCACGGCCACGGGAAGCCGGCGGTATCCACCCGCGAAGAGTATGTCCCCGTGACCACGGGCGTACAGCATACGGCGAACGGCGCCAACGATGTCGCTGGTCCCAAGGAACCAAGCCAACCAGTGGACTCCCAGCCCTGATACGCTGCAATACCACCTTCAAAACGAGGAGCAACGGTGAAAGCTGGACAGCTGCTTGGCCTCTGGGGCAGCAAGGACCATGGACAACCTTGGCTTGAGCTTCTCCACGACGGTCGCGTTCTCGGACACGATGGCTGCAATCGGCTCTTCGGGCAATGGGTCGAAGCCGCGGACGTGGAATTCAGAGCCCTTGGCAGCACGCGCATGTTCTGCGAGGGCATAGACGACTGGCTATCGCGAGCCGCGATCGGAAAGCTGCACGATGATGGCTCGATGGCCATCTTCGATCGTGAAGAAAAAGAGCTAGGAATCCTCGCCAAGGAAGGCAAGAATTCCTAGCTGCTGATGGATCACGGGTTGGCTGTCAGGAGCTGACGCGGTAGCCGGACACCATCGGGCAGTCGAAGGGATCCCGTGCCGAGAGTCCGACCTTGTTCAGATAGGTGATCACCTGGGCGTAGGATTCCCGGATGCCCGCTACGGTGTAGGGGATCTGGTGCTCATCGCAGTATTGGCGCACGATGCCCGACACAGCGGCCAGGTTTGCCCGGGGCATCGATGGGAACAAGTGGTGTTCAACCTGGTAGTTCAGGCCGCCGAAGACGTGGGAGAGCACCCGGTTTCCCCATGATGAGCGAGCCATGATGTTGCGGCTAGTGAGCACTTGGCGGGAGAAGAAGTCGATGCGTGCGTCCCCGGGAACCATGGGCATTCCCTTGTGATTCGGGGCGAAGGAGGCTCCCATGTATATTCCGAAAACCGCAAGCTGCACTCCGATGAATGCAAAGGCCAAGCCCACTGGCAAGAACGTGAAGATCAGTGCGAAATACAGGCCAACGCGCAACGCAATGGCCGCAATTTCGCGCTTGCGGCGCTTGGTGCGTTCCTCGGTGAACAGGTAGCGGATCGACTGGAAGTGGAGGTTCACGCCTTCCAAAGTCAACAGCGGGAAGAAGAGGTAGCCCTGGCGTTGCGTGATCCATTTAAGTAGGCCGCGCTGGCGCTGGGCATCAACCGGCTGGAACGAGATCGTGTCCCACTCGATATCCGGGTCCTTGCCGATGGTATTCGGAGTGGCGTGGTGCTTGTTGTGCTTGTTCATCCACCACTGGTAACTGATGCCCACGACCACGTTGGCCAGGAACCGGCCCAGCTTGTCGTTGGTTTTGCCCGAAGACAGGATCTGCCGGTGCGCCGCCTCATGGGCCAGGAAAGCGAACTGGGTGAGCAAAATGCCCACTGCCGCTGCGATCAACAACTGGAACCAGCTGTGGCCGAGCAGGATGGAGCCGGCAATGGCCGAACCCATGAGGAGCGTCAGAACCGTGCCAAGACCCAAATAATGGCCGCGCCGGCGACCGGATAAACCTGCATCATGAACGAGTTTCTTGACGTGGAAGAAGCTTTTGGGATCTCCGGGCCTGATCGAGGGTGCGGGGGATGGAAGTACGGAACTGCTACTCAAGTCGAATCCTTGGCTGTTGTAGCGGGCGACATTTCAGTCGAAAGAACTGAAAGTCTCGGCTCCTCTGCTTCCAAGCCTACGGCGGGCAACTGTGAACTAGCCCTAAAAGACCACAGATTCTGTAATTGTTAATACTGGACGGCGAGCTTTCCATCCGCAATTTCCCAGCGGGCCGTCAGCCGGACATTCTCAAGCAATCGCCGATCGTGGGTCACCAGCAGAAGGGCACCTTCATAGGCTTCGAGCGCTTCCTCCAGCTGCTCGATGGCAGGGACATCCAAATGGTTGGTCGGCTCATCGAGAACCAGCAGGTTCACCCCACGGGCCTGGAGCAACGCCATGGACGCGCGAGTGCGCTCGCCGGGAGACAAGGAAGCAACCAGGGAACTGGACTGGTCCGCTTTGAGCCCGAACTTCGCCAGGAGCGTCCGAACTTCGGCCGAAGAATATTCAGGGACGGCCAGCTCAAAGGCGTGGCCCAGGGGCAAATCGCCGGGAAGCTGGCTGCGGGCCTGATCGATTTCTCCGACGCTGACTGAAGTTCCTCGTGACGCGGTACCTTGGTCGGGGGCTTGCTTGCCGAGCAGGAGATTGAGCAGCGTGGACTTGCCGGCACCGTTCGGGCCGGTGATGCCGATGCGATCTGCGGCGTTCACCTGGGCCGAGACCGGGCCGAAGGTGAACCCGCCTTGGGCGAGCTGTGCTTCGTTCAGGGTGCACATCACCGATGAGCCCCGTGGCGCGGCCGCGATGGAAAACTGCAGGGCCCATTCCTTGCGCGGTTCGGCGACTTCTTCCAAGCGGGCGATGCGCGATTCCATCTGGCGGACCTTGGCGGCCTGCTTTTCCGAGGATTCGCTGTTGGCGCGACGGCGGATCTTGTCATTATCCGGCGCTTTGCGCATGGCGTTGCGCACGCCTTGGGATGACCACTCACGCTGGGTTCGAGCGCGGGCAACGAGGTCCGCTTTCTGATTTTCAAACTGTTCATAGGCGTCCCGGGCATGGGCGCGGTTGATGGCGCGCTCGGCCAGGTAGGAGTCGTACCCGCCTTCGTAGACGGCAACCTTGTTCTGCGCCAGATCCAATTCGATGATCCCGGTGGTGCAGCGTGCCAAGAATTCGCGGTCGTGCGAAACCAGGATGACCGGTGCGCGCAGTGCGTTGATGAACTCTTCGAGCAGCTCTAGTCCGGCCAAGTCAAGATCATTGGTTGGCTCATCCAGCAGGACGATGTCGAAGCGGGAGAGCAGCAAGGCGGCTAATGCGACCCGCGCGACCTGCCCTCCGGAGAGGGCAGGCATTTCCGTGTCAACCGGCAGGGTGAAGCCCAGCTTCGCGAGGACCTCGGGGATCCGGTCCTCCAGGTCCGTCGCTCCCGAAGCCATCCAGTGGTCAAATGCCGTCGCATAGGCGTCATCGGCGCCCGGCTTGCCGCTGCCCAGTTCCTGGGCGGTTTCTTCCATGCGCGCTGTGGCCTGCGCGCAGCCGGTGCGTCGGGCCAGGTAGGCTGCGATCGTTTCGCCCGGGATGCGTTCATGTTCCTGCGGCAGCCAACCGATGAACGCTGAATCAGGGGCTGTGCTCACGGTGCCCGACTGGGCGCTGGCCGCCTTGGCCAGCAAGGAGAGCAACGTGGATTTTCCTGCGCCGTTGGCTCCCACCACGCCATAGACATCCGCAGTGGTTGCGGTGAAGTTCAAATTGGAGAACAGGGTTCGGTGGGCGTGGCCACCAGCGAGGTCTTTGGCCACGAGCGTTGCAGTCATGGTGTTAAGTCTAGTGGGAGCTAGGGGGCAGAAACGCTGATGCAGAAACGCTGATGAGGTTCGAACCCCTCGAGGTTCGAACCTCATGAACTTTATGAGACCTTAATCGGAGGTCTCGCCCAGGCTCTGGA
This window contains:
- a CDS encoding sugar ABC transporter permease; the encoded protein is MSTETSNPETAPTFRPFPHPDRRSFGKWFATTGWRHLIGVALCVYSAFPLLYVLSASLNPNGTLLSSNGFFSTIGFQSFIDLFQNEQRPYGAWFANTLIIGLTTAAASVFLGALAAYSFSRMRFTGRRVGLVSLLIVQIFPQLLAVVAIFILLTSLGDVFPALGIDNQIALIMVYLGGALGVNTYLMYGFFNTIPVEIDEAAKIDGAGHARIFFTMILRLVSPILAVVGLLTFISSTSDFVLASVVLVSPENQTLAVGLYSYVSEEFTSNWSVFAAGAVLAAIPVMALFLFLQKYIVGGLTAGAGK
- a CDS encoding TetR/AcrR family transcriptional regulator, encoding MADNKESSPAPPAKRGRGRPRKDSEFLSLSKELLGQKALDIAGAEGYGALTMHRLALEFGVTPRALYNYVADREEVINLAMQQFLAISPNVEFDCAHWKDSVRDAYSATRSAYRAFPRASQLSMDEKIHVVPGPRRTELMERVLKFYVEMGLTLKQAVGMVRALERDVLGFVLHVDYFYDRRVPGAPDFFSHPVPKEWLDFYPEVPAPYSQQALGLPEQTSDELFDEVIELRILALERLLQINGENLLTPR
- a CDS encoding MFS transporter translates to MSPSKTEASQEPGELSVGARWRLLGVLLAAMFMSLVSVSIVNVVLPSIGSTLQASEADMQWVLAGYALTFGVVLVAAGRAGDLLGRGVMFVAGVAIFTAASILAGLAADPMLLNIARFIMGIGSGLLNPQVMGMIQQHFRGAARGRAYGLLGTVVGFSVAVGPVLGGLLINWLGADAGWRSTFLINVPVGILAIVLALLWLPKPLFTKPSGKLDLDPVGGIVLALSIFALLLPFVQGRENPALWWLLAAAVVLLAVWVLWEKKYKDRGREPMVELALFKIRSFTNGTLIAGLYFMGVSSVWVLVAVYVQASQGFTALEAGLICLPAALLSAFSSHIAGRYATTLGRKLVIGGTLSALFGLLATIAVVFFEDRLGLNVWWMLLSLAFIGIAQGFIISPNQALTLMEVPVANSGSAGGLMQTSQRVGTAVGIAVITAVFYGLNHIAGYSVAMELSFVAISLLVVATLLVAVADMRHGHGKPAVSTREEYVPVTTGVQHTANGANDVAGPKEPSQPVDSQP
- a CDS encoding META domain-containing protein; this translates as MKAGQLLGLWGSKDHGQPWLELLHDGRVLGHDGCNRLFGQWVEAADVEFRALGSTRMFCEGIDDWLSRAAIGKLHDDGSMAIFDREEKELGILAKEGKNS
- a CDS encoding fatty acid desaturase family protein, with the protein product MSSSSVLPSPAPSIRPGDPKSFFHVKKLVHDAGLSGRRRGHYLGLGTVLTLLMGSAIAGSILLGHSWFQLLIAAAVGILLTQFAFLAHEAAHRQILSSGKTNDKLGRFLANVVVGISYQWWMNKHNKHHATPNTIGKDPDIEWDTISFQPVDAQRQRGLLKWITQRQGYLFFPLLTLEGVNLHFQSIRYLFTEERTKRRKREIAAIALRVGLYFALIFTFLPVGLAFAFIGVQLAVFGIYMGASFAPNHKGMPMVPGDARIDFFSRQVLTSRNIMARSSWGNRVLSHVFGGLNYQVEHHLFPSMPRANLAAVSGIVRQYCDEHQIPYTVAGIRESYAQVITYLNKVGLSARDPFDCPMVSGYRVSS
- a CDS encoding ABC-F family ATP-binding cassette domain-containing protein; this translates as MTATLVAKDLAGGHAHRTLFSNLNFTATTADVYGVVGANGAGKSTLLSLLAKAASAQSGTVSTAPDSAFIGWLPQEHERIPGETIAAYLARRTGCAQATARMEETAQELGSGKPGADDAYATAFDHWMASGATDLEDRIPEVLAKLGFTLPVDTEMPALSGGQVARVALAALLLSRFDIVLLDEPTNDLDLAGLELLEEFINALRAPVILVSHDREFLARCTTGIIELDLAQNKVAVYEGGYDSYLAERAINRAHARDAYEQFENQKADLVARARTQREWSSQGVRNAMRKAPDNDKIRRRANSESSEKQAAKVRQMESRIARLEEVAEPRKEWALQFSIAAAPRGSSVMCTLNEAQLAQGGFTFGPVSAQVNAADRIGITGPNGAGKSTLLNLLLGKQAPDQGTASRGTSVSVGEIDQARSQLPGDLPLGHAFELAVPEYSSAEVRTLLAKFGLKADQSSSLVASLSPGERTRASMALLQARGVNLLVLDEPTNHLDVPAIEQLEEALEAYEGALLLVTHDRRLLENVRLTARWEIADGKLAVQY